From the genome of Besnoitia besnoiti strain Bb-Ger1 chromosome Unknown contig00179, whole genome shotgun sequence:
atttccatgagtctattccgggcacacctcgtcttttatcggtgtgctctcaatctaaattcatcttataactttggtttcttagttgcaattacctttgtactccaaataattacaggtatcactttagcgttccgatatacttctgaagcatcttgtgcatttgctagtgttcaacatctagttagagaggtagcagcaggatgggaatttaggatgttgcatgcaacaactgcttctttcgtcttcttgtgtatcttaatacacatgtctcgaggtatgtataactccagctatagttatttaactactgcttggatgtctggtttagttttatatctacttactatagccactgctttcctcggttatgtactaccatggggacagatgagtttctggggtgctacagtcattactaatctcctttctccaataccatatttagtaccttggttactcggtggatactatgtatctgatgtaacattaaaacgattctttgtattgcactttatattaccttttgtaggttgcattctaattgtattacacatcttctatttacatttaaatggttctagtaaccctgcaggtattgattccgcacttaaagtagccttctatcctcatatgttaatgaccgatgctaaatgtctatcctatctaattggtttaattttcttacaaacggcttttggtttgattgaattatcgcacccagataactccataccagtgaaccggtttgtaactccgcttcatatcgta
Proteins encoded in this window:
- a CDS encoding cytochrome b (encoded by transcript BESB_032490) — its product is MSLFRAHLVFYRCALNLNSSYNFGFLVAITFVLQIITGITLAFRYTSEASCAFASVQHLVREVAAGWEFRMLHATTASFVFLCILIHMSRGMYNSSYSYLTTAWMSGLVLYLLTIATAFLGYVLPWGQMSFWGATVITNLLSPIPYLVPWLLGGYYVSDVTLKRFFVLHFILPFVGCILIVLHIFYLHLNGSSNPAGIDSALKVAFYPHMLMTDAKCLSYLIGLIFLQTAFGLIELSHPDNSIPVNRFVTPLHIVPEWYFLAYYAVLKVIPSKTGGLLVFMLSTCQ